The following proteins are co-located in the Spea bombifrons isolate aSpeBom1 chromosome 3, aSpeBom1.2.pri, whole genome shotgun sequence genome:
- the ARL14 gene encoding ADP-ribosylation factor-like protein 14 translates to MGLLVSSQSRVKHARILILGLDEAGKSTLLYKCKFKEPFSTTPTIGFNVEMIHTEKHLQLTMWDVGGQQKMRSLWCYYFENTDGLVYVVDSTNKQKLDESKKEFQLILQNELIKSVPVVLLANKQDLPGALNAEEITRKFNMKKYCSDRDWYVQPCCALTGQGLAEGLSKVTEFVKNCMKSKEDAILFGKQNVRLKTSRKV, encoded by the coding sequence ATGGGTTTGCTGGTGTCTTCGCAGTCCAGGGTAAAGCACGCACGGATACTCATACTTGGTCTTGATGAAGCAGGGAAATCGACTTTATTATACAAGTGCAAGTTTAAGGAGCCCTTTTCAACTACTCCCACAATAGGCTTTAACGTGGAGATGATCCACACTGAGAAGCACTTGCAGTTAACTATGTGGGATGTTGGAGGTCAGCAGAAGATGAGATCTTTATGGTGCTATTACTTTGAGAACACAGATGGACTTGTGTATGTGGTAGACAGCACCAACAAGCAAAAGCTGGATGAATCCAAGAAAGAATTTCAACTCATCCTGCAGAACGAGCTGATAAAAAGTGTACCAGTGGTCCTGCTGGCTAACAAGCAGGACTTGCCAGGAGCACTCAATGCTGAGGAGATAACACGGAAGTTTAATATGAAGAAGTATTGCTCTGACCGGGACTGGTATGTGCAGCCGTGCTGTGCCCTCACAGGCCAAGGGCTTGCAGAAGGCCTTAGCAAAGTGACGGAATTTGTCAAAAACTGCATGAAGTCAAAAGAAGACGCTATATTGTTTGGAAAACAGAATGTAAGACTGAAAACATCTCGTAAGGTGTAA